Proteins encoded together in one Candidatus Poribacteria bacterium window:
- a CDS encoding DEAD/DEAH box helicase yields MLEQFLHEQLEIAFNYGVPKPEMPSSITQNLNPAFELRDYQKDAFASFIHYFNNDLPSKEKPVHLLFNMATGSGKTLIMAGLILYLYEKGYRNFLFFVNSTNIIEKTKDNFLNPRAAKYLFSQDIRFEGKPVNVTQVDNFDGVNENDINICFTTIQQLHTDMTSEKENALTYENFAEQRVVLLADEAHHMNVSTKSQHGMELFESWENTVERIFKSNDANLLLEFTATHDYETPTMVEKYRNKVINRYDLINFRNDKFSKEVVLVHSDLDQDSRILQALILNQYKQEVAAKNNINLKPVILFKAQKTIAQSEENKENFHRLIDGLTGDRIQDIRKSPLGIVKRAFDFFDENGISTDQLAERLQSEFQEAYCLSVNDEAEKKNYQMQVNTLEDKNNPIRAIFAVQKLNEGWDVLNLFDIVRCYEARDSGKNRIGKTTISEAQLIGRGARYFPFVLPDQPDRFRRKFDEELNHELRVLEELHYHSIHDSRYISEIRTALIEQGMMDERMVTRELKLKDKFKKTDFYKYGVIYLNDQVPKDYQYVQSFDDLANLSVKRKNYEYTIRTGSAGETTVMEEDTTPMQQNGDGQDIPIVDIEQNILRSALARNPFFTFASLKRYCPHLTSVREFITSEDYLGGLVITFKGNLPDLEKNRPAKLSACQGLLSKIETEIREQVTEYQGTKHFQPKQVHDVFKDKLLKFDARTPPATIDRQFEKEDWFPFNTLYGTSEEKAFVDLLIRKIKDLTTDYDEIYLLRNEMHFAIYNFSDGQAFYPDFALFLQEKKGELVCFQFFVEPKGKFLQRTDRWKENFMRDITTEFKDKLLTFDSKEFRLIGLPFYNEENENPFWDALTDALTTK; encoded by the coding sequence ATGCTTGAGCAATTTTTACATGAACAACTTGAAATAGCATTTAACTACGGGGTTCCCAAGCCCGAAATGCCCAGTAGCATTACACAGAATCTTAATCCTGCATTTGAACTTAGGGACTACCAAAAAGATGCGTTCGCAAGTTTTATCCATTACTTTAACAACGACCTACCGAGTAAAGAAAAACCTGTCCATCTCCTATTCAATATGGCAACTGGCAGCGGTAAAACTCTCATTATGGCAGGTTTGATCCTATACCTCTATGAAAAAGGCTACCGCAACTTCCTCTTTTTCGTCAATTCTACCAATATCATCGAAAAGACAAAGGACAACTTCCTCAACCCCCGCGCCGCAAAATACCTTTTCAGTCAAGACATCCGTTTTGAAGGTAAACCCGTCAACGTGACGCAGGTGGACAATTTTGATGGAGTCAACGAAAACGACATCAATATCTGCTTCACAACGATTCAGCAGCTGCACACCGATATGACATCGGAGAAGGAGAACGCTTTAACTTATGAGAATTTCGCTGAGCAGCGAGTTGTGCTGTTAGCAGACGAAGCGCACCACATGAATGTCAGCACCAAGTCCCAACACGGTATGGAACTGTTTGAAAGTTGGGAAAACACGGTAGAACGTATTTTTAAATCCAATGATGCCAACCTCTTGCTCGAATTCACTGCCACCCACGATTACGAAACACCTACGATGGTAGAGAAGTATCGGAATAAAGTTATCAACCGTTATGATCTGATAAACTTTCGGAACGATAAATTTTCAAAAGAGGTTGTGCTTGTGCATTCCGATTTAGACCAAGACTCACGTATCTTGCAGGCGCTCATCCTCAATCAGTACAAACAAGAAGTCGCGGCGAAAAATAACATTAACCTGAAACCTGTCATCCTGTTCAAGGCACAAAAGACGATCGCACAATCGGAAGAAAACAAGGAAAACTTTCACAGACTGATTGATGGGCTAACCGGTGACCGAATTCAGGATATTCGGAAATCGCCTCTTGGGATTGTTAAACGAGCATTTGACTTCTTTGATGAAAATGGAATCAGTACTGATCAGTTAGCAGAACGTCTGCAATCCGAATTTCAGGAAGCATACTGCCTTTCGGTTAACGATGAAGCCGAAAAGAAGAACTATCAGATGCAAGTAAACACGCTTGAAGATAAAAATAATCCGATCCGTGCTATCTTTGCCGTGCAGAAACTTAACGAAGGATGGGATGTCCTAAATCTGTTTGACATTGTCCGTTGCTACGAAGCACGTGATTCAGGTAAAAATAGAATCGGAAAAACAACAATCTCTGAAGCACAACTTATCGGGCGTGGTGCCCGCTATTTTCCTTTTGTCCTGCCAGATCAACCAGACCGGTTCCGCCGAAAGTTCGATGAGGAACTCAATCATGAATTGCGCGTGTTGGAAGAACTGCATTACCACAGCATCCATGATTCGCGCTACATCTCTGAAATCCGCACCGCACTAATCGAGCAAGGTATGATGGACGAACGCATGGTGACTCGCGAACTAAAACTGAAGGATAAGTTTAAGAAAACCGATTTCTACAAATACGGTGTTATCTATCTCAATGATCAGGTCCCGAAAGACTATCAATATGTCCAATCTTTTGACGATCTTGCGAATCTAAGTGTGAAGCGGAAAAACTATGAATATACTATCCGTACAGGTTCCGCAGGTGAAACTACTGTGATGGAGGAAGACACAACACCGATGCAACAAAACGGCGATGGACAGGACATACCAATCGTTGATATTGAACAGAATATTCTCAGATCCGCACTTGCTCGCAATCCGTTTTTTACCTTTGCCTCGCTCAAACGGTACTGTCCACACTTGACATCTGTGCGTGAATTCATAACATCAGAGGACTACTTGGGAGGCTTAGTAATCACTTTCAAAGGGAATCTCCCCGACTTGGAAAAGAACCGCCCGGCAAAACTGTCCGCATGTCAAGGGTTGTTAAGTAAAATTGAAACTGAAATCCGGGAACAAGTTACCGAATACCAAGGGACAAAACATTTTCAGCCTAAACAGGTGCATGATGTATTCAAAGATAAACTACTGAAATTTGATGCCCGAACCCCGCCTGCTACTATCGATCGGCAGTTTGAGAAGGAAGATTGGTTTCCGTTCAACACGCTCTATGGAACGAGTGAAGAAAAAGCGTTCGTGGATTTGTTAATCAGAAAGATTAAAGATTTAACCACAGATTACGACGAAATCTATCTACTTCGCAACGAAATGCACTTTGCCATTTATAACTTCTCTGATGGACAAGCGTTCTATCCCGATTTCGCCTTGTTCCTTCAAGAGAAAAAAGGGGAATTAGTCTGTTTTCAATTTTTCGTTGAACCTAAAGGCAAATTTCTTCAACGGACTGATCGGTGGAAAGAAAATTTCATGCGTGATATTACCACTGAATTTAAAGATAAACTTTTGACGTTCGATAGCAAAGAATTCCGTCTGATAGGTCTACCATTCTATAATGAAGAAAATGAAAATCCTTTCTGGGATGCCCTCACCGATGCATTAACGACCAAGTAG
- a CDS encoding TonB-dependent receptor plug domain-containing protein, with amino-acid sequence MFSANFRRPAYLAFYTLFFGVIGPFTALAEEGAAPVQLEPIVVTPGRFTIYDGASAKISLSKQEIERLPLIGNDIMRVGHIFPGVASSDYSTRFSVRGGEKDDISVRLDGMELYNPYHLQDFGGAVSLIGLDLIQNTNLLIGGFPAEYGEKMSGVFDITTRTPNTEKFSANFGLDLINATATLEGPLSKKGSWLLSARRGYVDLILMLIDFDESYKPQYADIYSKLTYQVTPKDTVTLNGLYGWDTNRIRVDDVDNNLDSQYDNSTTWARWRHAFADSHWTDLFVFAGTSSQDRTTGKADFDNRDFRFFGTKAELTANLFDKHTLRSGVTWRWLTAQYQYDVQERQAGVNVYKPILVDIDDKGSEFNLFLQDEWQLHSKLALNVGAHYLYQHYREEGIQQYEIGPRVALAVKPTKNLVLRGAWGIYHQPVHLMGIPVEDGIKTVSRAEQAGHYILGVEYTPIDNFLVRVEGYYNTFDNLVGRLREFGRQNQIFNSPESGDARGIDVFMTHVVSNRLTWTLGYAFGIAEEIANEKKRFRQHDRRHSFAVSSSYQFAPTWHLYLSWRFHTGEPRTPLVHREIRLPDGSIVCDRQFGDIHSARMPAYHSLDFRITKRSPYRRWELSWYFQILNLYNQANLDQYAFSQLRDEKTDAVIGCAIEEEPLLPILPTLGVTVTF; translated from the coding sequence ATGTTCAGTGCCAATTTTCGGAGACCAGCGTATTTGGCTTTTTACACTCTGTTTTTTGGGGTGATAGGTCCGTTTACTGCCCTCGCGGAGGAGGGTGCCGCGCCTGTGCAATTAGAACCAATCGTTGTAACACCCGGTCGTTTTACGATTTATGATGGCGCGTCAGCGAAAATCTCACTCTCTAAACAGGAGATTGAACGTCTTCCACTCATTGGCAACGATATCATGCGCGTAGGTCATATTTTTCCAGGTGTGGCTTCGAGTGATTACAGTACGCGTTTTAGTGTACGGGGCGGAGAGAAAGACGATATTTCAGTCAGATTGGATGGAATGGAACTCTATAATCCCTATCATCTCCAAGACTTCGGTGGCGCAGTCTCGTTGATAGGTTTGGACCTCATTCAGAACACCAATTTGCTGATAGGTGGGTTTCCCGCGGAATACGGAGAAAAGATGTCCGGGGTCTTTGACATCACGACGAGGACACCGAACACTGAGAAATTTTCCGCCAATTTCGGGTTAGACTTAATCAACGCAACAGCCACGCTCGAAGGCCCGCTATCGAAAAAAGGGAGTTGGCTCCTGTCAGCCCGCCGTGGATACGTCGACCTTATTCTCATGCTTATCGATTTTGACGAAAGCTATAAACCGCAATACGCTGACATCTATAGCAAATTAACCTATCAAGTTACACCGAAAGATACCGTCACGCTAAATGGTTTATACGGATGGGATACGAATCGGATTCGTGTAGACGATGTAGACAATAACTTGGATTCCCAATACGACAATTCGACAACTTGGGCGCGGTGGCGGCATGCCTTTGCGGATTCACATTGGACGGACCTCTTCGTTTTCGCTGGCACGTCCAGTCAGGATAGAACCACAGGGAAAGCAGATTTTGACAATCGTGATTTCAGGTTCTTCGGTACAAAGGCGGAACTGACAGCAAATCTTTTTGACAAACACACTCTCCGCAGTGGTGTTACATGGCGATGGTTGACTGCACAATATCAATACGACGTCCAAGAACGGCAGGCGGGCGTAAACGTCTACAAGCCGATTCTCGTTGATATTGACGATAAGGGAAGTGAATTCAATCTATTCCTCCAAGATGAGTGGCAGCTCCATTCCAAACTTGCGCTTAATGTAGGGGCACATTACCTCTACCAACATTATCGGGAGGAGGGGATTCAGCAGTATGAAATTGGACCGCGAGTCGCACTTGCCGTGAAACCGACGAAGAATCTCGTTTTACGGGGAGCTTGGGGTATTTATCACCAACCCGTCCATTTGATGGGAATTCCGGTCGAAGACGGTATTAAAACAGTCAGCCGCGCGGAGCAAGCTGGGCATTACATCCTCGGGGTTGAATATACCCCTATCGATAACTTCTTAGTCCGTGTTGAAGGCTATTACAATACTTTTGATAATCTCGTTGGCCGACTTCGTGAGTTTGGAAGGCAGAATCAGATCTTTAACTCGCCTGAGTCTGGAGATGCCCGAGGCATTGATGTCTTCATGACCCATGTCGTATCAAATCGTTTGACATGGACACTCGGCTATGCCTTTGGGATCGCAGAAGAGATCGCAAATGAAAAAAAACGCTTCCGTCAACATGATCGGCGGCATTCTTTTGCTGTTAGCAGTAGTTACCAGTTCGCACCGACGTGGCACCTCTATCTGAGTTGGCGTTTCCATACAGGTGAACCAAGAACCCCTCTCGTTCATAGAGAAATCAGGTTACCTGATGGCAGTATTGTCTGTGATCGGCAGTTTGGTGATATACACTCGGCGCGAATGCCTGCCTACCACAGCCTTGATTTTCGTATTACAAAGCGGAGTCCCTATCGACGCTGGGAGTTGTCTTGGTATTTTCAAATATTGAACTTGTATAATCAAGCCAATCTGGATCAGTATGCTTTTAGTCAACTACGCGATGAAAAGACAGACGCTGTTATTGGATGTGCAATTGAAGAAGAACCCTTGCTTCCGATTCTCCCTACATTGGGGGTTACAGTAACCTTCTGA
- a CDS encoding rhodanese: MFKHIQKAVKRIWRRYTRNLRDRRLPKVAPSAAEAILPLETDAYAIAPNQLEDMMGRDTPFVLLDVREEWEYQMVHLEGAIWIPFGELPRRCNEITPGLEVVVYCHWGMRSLDAAFLLQQLGFKSVKSLIGGIDRWAREIDTQMPRY, from the coding sequence ATGTTCAAGCATATTCAAAAAGCAGTAAAAAGGATCTGGCGACGGTATACCCGGAATTTGCGAGATCGGAGATTACCGAAGGTTGCCCCCAGTGCAGCAGAGGCGATTCTTCCGCTGGAGACAGACGCGTACGCTATTGCACCGAATCAACTGGAGGACATGATGGGCAGAGACACTCCCTTCGTTTTATTGGATGTCCGAGAAGAATGGGAGTATCAGATGGTTCACCTCGAAGGCGCTATATGGATCCCCTTCGGCGAGTTGCCACGGCGTTGTAACGAAATTACGCCCGGCCTCGAGGTTGTCGTTTATTGTCACTGGGGCATGCGGAGCCTTGACGCCGCTTTCCTTTTGCAACAACTCGGTTTTAAATCGGTGAAGAGTTTAATCGGCGGTATTGATCGGTGGGCACGGGAAATAGATACACAAATGCCACGGTATTAG
- a CDS encoding sigma-54-dependent Fis family transcriptional regulator, producing MRRTEPMASILIVDDDQAQLTILQRILKREGYTVEIVGGSKAALDSLEKRMFDLVISDMWMSSRFEGRDLLREIKRTDPDLPVLIMTAFAELNDAVNLVAHEGAFYYLEKPIQIEVLKREVKHALQTRGALRSIKTESDGSIPEIQIDEIVGDSEKMQDLFKSMARILQRGVTQVLITGETGSGKSLIARALHKHGPRKNKPFISINCGAIPETLIESELFGHEKGAFTDAAQQKKGLFEVANEGVLFLDEIGDLPVQTQSKLLHVLEEREIRRIGGTRNIKVDVCVIAATNKNLVQAVRNSTFREDLYFRLHVIPLHVPPLREHPEDIPLLVNFLIQKFSSEYMEALPKQVTPQAMSVLRRYDWPGNIRQLENYLRRIFVLSENEVIDKDELPPEILDTSLPATDVEFDIPEEGVSLDEIIKEYVCSALARSNGNQIQAAKLLGISRRKLQHRMQKYGLRSQDFKAD from the coding sequence ATGAGGAGAACGGAGCCAATGGCATCAATACTGATTGTAGATGACGACCAAGCACAACTGACAATTTTACAGCGCATTTTGAAACGCGAAGGGTACACAGTTGAAATCGTTGGAGGCAGCAAAGCCGCACTTGATAGCTTAGAGAAGCGGATGTTCGACCTCGTTATCAGTGATATGTGGATGTCCTCCCGATTTGAGGGTAGAGATCTGCTTCGGGAAATAAAGCGGACCGATCCGGACCTACCGGTGCTTATCATGACTGCGTTCGCCGAGCTAAATGACGCTGTGAATCTTGTTGCACACGAAGGGGCATTCTATTATCTTGAAAAACCCATTCAAATTGAGGTCCTGAAACGGGAGGTGAAACACGCGCTACAGACCCGCGGCGCGCTCCGCAGCATTAAAACAGAAAGCGATGGATCAATACCCGAAATTCAGATCGATGAAATCGTGGGTGATAGTGAGAAAATGCAGGATCTTTTCAAAAGTATGGCTCGGATTTTGCAGCGTGGCGTTACCCAGGTTCTCATCACAGGCGAAACAGGCTCTGGAAAAAGCCTTATTGCGCGTGCCCTTCACAAACACGGTCCTCGAAAAAACAAGCCGTTCATCTCAATTAACTGCGGAGCGATTCCTGAAACCCTCATTGAGAGTGAATTGTTCGGACATGAAAAGGGCGCGTTTACGGACGCAGCCCAGCAAAAGAAAGGTCTTTTTGAGGTTGCAAATGAGGGTGTCCTTTTTCTTGATGAAATCGGGGATTTACCGGTCCAAACACAGAGTAAACTGCTGCACGTCCTTGAGGAACGTGAGATCCGACGTATCGGTGGGACTCGGAACATTAAAGTAGATGTCTGTGTGATTGCGGCAACGAATAAAAATCTCGTCCAAGCGGTCCGAAATAGCACATTTCGAGAAGACCTCTATTTTCGTCTGCATGTTATCCCGCTTCACGTTCCACCGCTTCGAGAGCATCCGGAAGACATCCCACTGCTCGTGAATTTCCTCATCCAGAAGTTCAGCAGCGAATATATGGAGGCACTCCCGAAACAGGTTACCCCGCAGGCAATGTCTGTGCTCAGACGGTATGACTGGCCCGGTAACATCCGGCAATTAGAAAATTACCTCCGTCGTATTTTTGTACTTTCGGAAAATGAGGTGATCGATAAAGATGAATTGCCGCCGGAGATTTTAGACACGTCTCTTCCAGCTACCGACGTTGAATTTGATATTCCTGAGGAAGGGGTTTCCCTTGATGAGATTATCAAGGAATACGTGTGCAGTGCGTTAGCAAGAAGTAATGGGAACCAGATTCAAGCAGCAAAACTGTTGGGGATTTCGCGACGCAAACTTCAGCACCGGATGCAGAAATATGGTCTTCGAAGCCAAGATTTCAAAGCGGACTAA